The DNA sequence TTATTAGTGTACATGTTATAGcataaattagtataaatgtttaaacatacGTACGTTCTCATCACTATACAAGTTCACTCTGCAACCTGTCTATCCTTCAAATCGAAGCTAGAGTTCCCATCGTAATCTCTATTATTGCGACACTGGATTTCTTCCAGTATCATCAAACGGAACATCATTTTTCCAGTGTACATATTGGGAacaatttacgaaattaatctGGTTAGTCATTATCACAAGTGCTCGGTTTCATAGAAGTCGGTTATCCGTCAGGATACCCACACTGTCAGCATCGATAAGTTGATTGGTTTATAAAAggtagtatatgtatatctcaTTTTGTAATACATCGTAGCAAATCAGAAGGAACTCGTTGTTTTCTGAACTTTGTCCTATTATTCATACGGCATGACTGGTGAGTACGTagattcaatataatttcgaatgaaatgtaCGCGGAAGCCCTGACGAAATTTATAGAATCGATCGTTCGCAATTCGAGATATAGATACGACGCGTGACACGAGTTCTTTTTGTCCTTAGAATGTTATTCTCTCGATATTCACGCTGTCGCACTTTCCGCGAAGAACGCTTGGATTGCACGTTTTGTCATCGCGTTTGGCCATTGCTGTCTTATTCTACTTATCTTTCCGTTACGCGCGGGAGCAATTGCAAAGCCAGCCTCGTAACGAGTATTCTGCACGCGATGCTGCGATGTATCCAGACGGATGATTTAAcgttaaatatgtaatttcagTGACGTTCGTGGTGATTGCCACGATGGTGATGGCGACCGGCGTGTTCTCCAACGTGATAACAAATGACTGTCCACCGGAAGGTTCCTCGGAGATTGTTCGTTACTCGCACGAGTGTCTTTGCCAGCAATATTATCTTTGCTCACACGGGAAGAAGATTCTACAAAGCTGTTCCGCAGGAATGTTGTTCGATCGGGGTTCCAATAGCTGTGTCATGTTCGACGCAGTGGACTTCAGCTATTGCAATGACTTGCCGCCATTTGCGAGGAAATGTCCATCAGACGGTGTGAGTACATTGTCCCATGAAACAGATTGCACCTTGTACTATCGTTGCCAGAATGGTCGGAAGATTCTGGAATACTGCAAAGGAGGACTGCACTTCGACCACCTGAAGGGCCTCTGTGTCTGGAAAACTAATGCGCGATGCGCCCCAAACATGGGACTTAATTTGTGCCCATCTGCGGGCTCCAGGAAGCTTCCTCATCCATGCTTCTGCGACCGATATTATAAATGTGTGAACGGTGACTCCATTTTGGAAAAGTGCGCGCCGGGTCTTCAATTCGACTATATCAGTGGGATTTGCAAAGATCCGAGGAGCTTTGAATGTGTCAGACCTATCCCAGATGTTCCCACGACTTCTACGACACCTGGAACTAGTCAGAGCCCCACGACTCCTACAACTACACAAACTCCTATTACTACTCAAAGTACCACGACTTCTACAACCACACAAAGTACTACAACTACTCAAAGTACCACGACTCCTACAACCACACAATCTCCTAAAACTACTCAAAGTCCCACGACTCCTACAACCACGCAATCTCCTAAAACTACTCAAAGTCCCACGACTCCTACAAATACTCCGAGTCCAACCACTTCAATAACTACTGAAACCCCGATTAGTCCAGATTGCCCTATCCATTGTACGGGAAAAGTGCGTTTCCCGTGTCCAACTGACTGTTCCAGCTACTACGAGTGTTACCGCGGCAGAAAAACATTGTTACGATGCTCCGCCGATCTTCGAT is a window from the Augochlora pura isolate Apur16 unplaced genomic scaffold, APUR_v2.2.1 APUR_unplaced_192, whole genome shotgun sequence genome containing:
- the LOC144477560 gene encoding uncharacterized protein LOC144477560, translating into SVTFVVIATMVMATGVFSNVITNDCPPEGSSEIVRYSHECLCQQYYLCSHGKKILQSCSAGMLFDRGSNSCVMFDAVDFSYCNDLPPFARKCPSDGVSTLSHETDCTLYYRCQNGRKILEYCKGGLHFDHLKGLCVWKTNARCAPNMGLNLCPSAGSRKLPHPCFCDRYYKCVNGDSILEKCAPGLQFDYISGICKDPRSFECVRPIPDVPTTSTTPGTSQSPTTPTTTQTPITTQSTTTSTTTQSTTTTQSTTTPTTTQSPKTTQSPTTPTTTQSPKTTQSPTTPTNTPSPTTSITTETPISPDCPIHCTGKVRFPCPTDCSSYYECYRGRKTLLRCSADLRYNKITQTCDWPQNVVC